One bacterium DNA segment encodes these proteins:
- a CDS encoding tetratricopeptide repeat protein: MAGKREKRAPRTKPAPDLHRTSLRQKLILVAFGLGVLVVAELALHLIPEPGASGVPGDPFVGFSRLHPLYESYRASDGSLRMRTVPDKQKWFNAEDFSAVKAPGDFRIISLGGSTTYGRPYGNTTSFSGWLERLLNRCAPAGRHYEVINAGGISYASYRVTVLLDELLAYKPDLVIIYTGHNEFLEARTYGRLLEQPASLIELRSLLNRMRLYRLLKLGLGKIRLGAEKKEPSGQTDGRSLLSPEVETLLDRSAGLDYYQRDSLFSSGVFEHFRYNVDRMIERCRRDGVPVVFCDPVDNLKDFSPFKSLHSPELSAEGQVRVEGLLGQAGKALGQNRSEEALTALTEAERLDPLYARTFFLLGRARLDNGDTLQAARAFLAARELDICPLRAQEPIHRALREECAKEGVPLLALRPLFAARCRGGIIGSEILVDHIHPNPRGNLLIAGAIAGWMQREGLAPEYSPPDGETEERLYRAVMDSLPGEYFSRGVLNLVKVLTWARKFEEVKAITAQQTQALEGIAEADYLRATALEADGRLEEALECYRTTLREIPWHRNSLNQAAQICERLGRLQEAEATYTQALQHYPEDVPLLANYGIFLARLGQREHAMERLQRALELQPNSTEVLDNLGFLCILEGDYPRAYEYLKRSLEVNPVDAQAWHYLGLAHLQQGRLAEAEREFLEAVRLNPQHDSARNNLANIYLRSGRFGQAEEQLKFALLVSQQRPETWVNLCLLYRNTGRDSLFRENLAQALARFPQDPRFRKMAQGK; encoded by the coding sequence GTGGCGGGAAAAAGAGAAAAAAGAGCCCCGAGGACCAAACCCGCTCCGGACCTCCACCGGACCAGCTTACGGCAGAAACTGATCCTGGTGGCTTTCGGGCTGGGAGTGCTGGTCGTGGCCGAGCTGGCGCTGCACCTGATTCCGGAGCCTGGAGCATCCGGCGTCCCTGGCGACCCGTTCGTCGGGTTCAGCCGTCTGCACCCGCTGTACGAGAGTTACCGGGCGTCGGACGGTTCCCTGCGGATGCGGACCGTGCCGGATAAGCAGAAGTGGTTCAATGCCGAGGATTTCAGTGCGGTAAAAGCGCCCGGGGATTTTCGCATTATCAGCCTGGGCGGCTCCACCACTTACGGCCGGCCTTATGGAAATACAACCTCATTCTCAGGTTGGCTGGAGCGACTCTTGAACCGCTGCGCTCCGGCTGGCCGGCACTACGAGGTGATCAATGCCGGCGGTATAAGCTACGCCAGCTACCGGGTTACCGTGCTGCTGGATGAGCTTCTGGCCTATAAGCCGGACCTGGTGATAATCTACACCGGCCACAACGAGTTCCTGGAAGCGCGGACCTATGGCCGGCTCCTGGAGCAGCCGGCAAGTCTGATCGAATTGCGCAGCCTCCTGAACCGTATGCGCCTCTACCGTCTCCTCAAGCTGGGCCTCGGGAAAATCCGCCTTGGCGCGGAAAAGAAGGAACCGTCCGGACAGACAGACGGGCGCAGCCTGCTCAGTCCCGAGGTCGAGACCCTGCTCGACCGCAGTGCCGGGCTCGACTACTACCAGCGTGACAGCCTTTTCTCCAGCGGCGTTTTCGAGCACTTCCGCTACAATGTGGATCGCATGATCGAGCGCTGCCGCCGGGATGGAGTGCCGGTGGTGTTCTGCGATCCGGTGGACAACCTCAAGGATTTCTCTCCGTTCAAGAGCCTGCATTCGCCCGAGCTATCAGCCGAAGGACAGGTGCGGGTCGAGGGCCTGCTCGGCCAGGCCGGAAAAGCTCTCGGGCAGAACCGGTCAGAGGAGGCGCTGACGGCGTTGACAGAAGCGGAGCGGCTCGATCCGCTCTACGCCCGCACATTTTTCCTGCTCGGACGCGCCCGGCTCGACAACGGGGACACGCTGCAGGCGGCCAGGGCTTTCCTGGCGGCCCGCGAGCTTGATATCTGCCCCCTGCGCGCCCAGGAACCGATCCACCGGGCGCTGCGTGAGGAATGCGCGAAAGAGGGGGTCCCGCTCCTTGCTCTGCGGCCGCTTTTCGCCGCACGCTGCCGGGGCGGCATAATCGGCTCGGAAATCCTGGTCGACCACATCCATCCCAACCCCCGCGGCAACCTTCTTATCGCCGGTGCGATAGCCGGCTGGATGCAGCGGGAGGGCCTGGCGCCGGAGTACTCGCCACCGGATGGAGAGACCGAAGAAAGACTGTACAGGGCGGTAATGGACTCGCTGCCAGGGGAGTATTTCAGCCGCGGAGTGCTGAACCTGGTGAAGGTGCTGACCTGGGCCAGGAAATTCGAGGAGGTAAAAGCGATAACCGCGCAGCAGACACAGGCCCTGGAGGGAATCGCCGAGGCAGACTACCTTCGCGCCACCGCGCTGGAGGCGGACGGCCGGCTGGAGGAGGCCCTCGAATGCTACAGGACAACCCTGCGCGAGATACCCTGGCACCGCAATTCGCTGAATCAGGCCGCGCAGATCTGCGAGCGGCTGGGACGGCTCCAGGAGGCCGAGGCCACCTACACCCAAGCCCTCCAGCACTACCCGGAGGATGTTCCGCTGCTGGCCAATTACGGGATATTCCTGGCCCGGCTGGGACAACGGGAGCATGCGATGGAGAGGCTCCAGCGTGCCCTGGAGCTTCAGCCGAACTCCACCGAGGTGCTGGACAACCTGGGTTTTCTCTGCATCCTGGAGGGGGATTACCCACGGGCGTATGAGTACCTGAAACGCTCACTCGAGGTAAATCCGGTGGACGCGCAAGCCTGGCATTACCTGGGCCTGGCGCACTTACAGCAGGGCAGGCTGGCCGAGGCGGAGCGCGAATTCCTCGAAGCGGTACGTCTCAACCCGCAGCACGACTCGGCGCGCAACAACCTGGCCAACATCTACCTTCGCTCCGGCCGCTTCGGCCAGGCCGAGGAACAACTGAAATTCGCCCTCCTTGTGAGCCAGCAGCGCCCCGAAACCTGGGTCAACCTCTGCCTCCTGTACCGCAACACAGGACGAGACAGCCTTTTCCGCGAAAATCTGGCGCAGGCGTTGGCCCGTTTCCCTCAGGATCCGCGCTTCAGAAAAATGGCACAGGGCAAGTAA